Within Candidatus Saccharibacteria bacterium, the genomic segment GCCGCCGGTCCTGCACCAATCATAATAACTGTGTGCGTGTTTTCTTTTGTTCTTTTGCTCATTTAACCTCCGATGGCTACATTATCGCACAGATCGAGAAAGTATTTCCAGTGAAGCAACGCTAGGCACTGGTAAACACCGGAACAAGCTGTGCCTCAGTAGCATGAGCGAGTAGCCTGAGCCGTTAACACAAGAATGTGCGCTAAAAAATGCTTTTTACGCGATTGCGGGTGCGAGTTTGGCTAAATTGTATCCGACAACAACTTCTCGTGAGTCATCTTGTCGAGTCACGACCGTAACAGGCACCGTTAGGGCGCCCGAGATGGCCAAAGCTTCTTGCTGCCGCTGGGGCTCTTCGTCGAGGTTTACTTCGTCGTAGCTAAGACCCTTGGCAGCCAAATAGCGCTTAACCATGGGGCAGTAGGCGCAGGTTTTAGTAGTAAAAATAGTTATGTTTTTGACCATGAAATACCCCTCCACTTTGAGTATGTTTGGTGTTTTATTGTAGCAGTTTTTTGTTTGAGAGACTAACCACAAAACTGTACTCTCGAGTATATATGGTGCTTATGGTTTAGTCAAGACGCCATATATTGTGTTTTTGTATACATTTTAGGAGGGGCGCCCCTCAGCTGCACCATCCGGACTGGATCCGAATTGCCCTGAGTAGTGGTTCCTGCACCGAGCTGGGGTTACATGAGTTGTTATGAGTCTATGGAGACGAGTTCAATGTCAAAGACGAGGTCGGCGTCAGCTGGTATGCCGCTGCCGTACGGCGGGGTACTGCCGTAAGCCATAGCAGCGGGAATAAGCAGACGGCGGATACCACCAACCTTCATGCCCGGAACGCCCTCCGTCCAGCCAGCGATTACGCCAGAAAGCGGAAAACTGATGGGGCGGCCGAAATCATGAGAACTTTGGAAAATTTCGCCAGTCTTGGCAATTGCTCCGGTGTAGTGACATGTCACCGTTGCGCCAGGCTGCACCAAATCACCAGTACCTTCTACTCGGTCAATGGTTTGTAGTTCAGGAACGTTATCGACAACCGTAAAATCTTTGAGCGCAGCCATTATTTTTGCACCTTC encodes:
- a CDS encoding glutaredoxin family protein, which codes for MVKNITIFTTKTCAYCPMVKRYLAAKGLSYDEVNLDEEPQRQQEALAISGALTVPVTVVTRQDDSREVVVGYNLAKLAPAIA
- a CDS encoding FKBP-type peptidyl-prolyl cis-trans isomerase — its product is MAALKDFTVVDNVPELQTIDRVEGTGDLVQPGATVTCHYTGAIAKTGEIFQSSHDFGRPISFPLSGVIAGWTEGVPGMKVGGIRRLLIPAAMAYGSTPPYGSGIPADADLVFDIELVSIDS